The following are from one region of the Mixophyes fleayi isolate aMixFle1 chromosome 7, aMixFle1.hap1, whole genome shotgun sequence genome:
- the LOC142098475 gene encoding uncharacterized protein LOC142098475 has protein sequence MAYTKLTTGGGVKIRSLCLGLRKLCSGHLSYSPNGMSLQITVEVQYEMLQLTTDVISSHLTEMSSEDITLWYEDRLTSVIDVIDKDILTEFPLTVGCDSYKSFAHALSVSYTDTLEASKEDVLDFMVNFLANGTNCEATYTSSVSYIESSFGSYSSMATYEEITSYYAGFNAFESGVLQILTDTQIGDMIVESKIYESLEKSTELFDYLETISVEQVDACMTQFTETSIKQNIEITNEEVGQYILKSYLEIIQSEVQTYTQDELKQLFELRINKLIKFFTSETLLIIGIEDCDALVIVVVFLDSGYDYMSEEIKSEIAAWIIGLLKSLHFDGCTSTTESSAVWAQTTFNQFFQYTTLKEVLEVYPGFDVCCYVVAARFRSGLACCVYEHKKGNYGSGNVTHFCSHLYD, from the exons ATGGCTTACACGAAGCTCACAACAGGAGGCGGTGTGAAGATTCGCTCATTGTGTCTTGGCTTGCGGAAACTTTGTTCTGGGCACCTTAGTTATTCACCAAATGGAATG agtttacAGATAACTGTGGAAGTGCAATACGAAATGTTACAACTGACAACAGATGTAATATCGAGCCATCTCACAGAAATGTCATCAGAAGATATCACCCTTTGGTATGAGGACAGGCTGACATCTGTAATAGATGTGATTGACAAAGACATTCTTACAGAATTCCCACTGACCGTTGGATGTGACTCTTATAAATCCTT TGCACACGCCCTGAGCGTCTCTTATACCGACACTCTGGAAGCTAGCAAGGAGGATGTCCTTGATTTCATGGTCAACTTCCTGGCAAATG GCACAAATTGCGAAGCCACGTATACCTCCTCTGTGAGCTATATAGAGTCCTCATTTGGCAGCTACTCCAGCATGGCAACTTATGAAGAGATCACTTCCTACTATGCTGGATTTAATGCA TTTGAAAGTGGAGTCCTGCAAATCTTGACAGACACTCAGATTGGAGACATGATTGTGGAATCCAAAATTTATGAAAGTTTAGAGAAGAGTACCGAACTGTTTGACTACCTGGAAACCATTTCAGTTGAGCAAGTAGATGCCTGTATGACCCAGTTCACTGAAACATCAATCAAG CAAAATATTGAGATTACAAATGAAGAAGTGGGACAATACATTCTGAAAAGTTATTTAGAGATCATACAATCAGAGGTTCAAACTTACACCCAAGATGAGCTGAAACAATTATTTGAATTGCGAATCAATAAACTGATCAAGTTCTTTACGTCAGAGACTCTTCTTATAATTGGCATCGAGGACTGTGACGCCCTCGTCATTGT TGTGGTCTTTCTGGACAGTGGATATGATTACATGTCTGAAGAAATCAAGAGCGAGATTGCCGCCTGGATTATAGGCCTTCTAAAGAGCTTACATTTCGATG GATGCACAAGCACTACTGAGAGTTCAGCTGTCTGGGCGCAAACTACATTCAATCAGTTCTTCCAGTACACAACCCTGAAGGAGGTGTTAGAAGTGTACCCCGGTTTTGATGTG TGCTGTTACGTAGTAGCAGCGAGGTTCCGTAGCGGCCTTGCGTGCTGTGTTTATGAACATAAAAAAGGAAATTATGGTAGTGGAAACGtcactcatttttgctcgcacctatATGATTGA